A region of the Rhizobium leguminosarum bv. trifolii WSM1325 genome:
GTTGGCCGACGTCGATGATGGTAACGTTATCGAGCACCAGTCTGTTCAAGCCTGGGCCGATAGCCTCGATAGCGACGAGCCGATCTCTTTGCCTCGGTGATGGAGATCAAGTGGACGAGCAAAGCGGTCTCGGACGTCTCCCGCTTGTACGACTTTCTCACTCCGGTCGACCGGCAAGCGGCGGTCCGAACCGTGCGGGCACTGACGGCAGCGCCTGCACGGCTGCTTGAGCAGCCGCGCCTCGGCGAGCGGCTCGAGGAGTTCGATCCTCGAGAGGTCCGCCGTATTCTCGTCGGCCGTTACGAGCTGCGCTATGAAATCCAGCAGTCGATGATCTATGTCTTGCGCCTTTGGCATACGCGTGAGGACAGGTAGAAGCACTCACAACCGCCTGGTCGACTCCCCGCGGACGAATCTCGGCGTCAGGATGAAGTCTTGCGGCGGTGCTGCGGCGCCCTCCGGGCTTGCTATTCTTGCCAGCAGACGCTGTGCCGCCAGCTCGCCGAGCTTCTGCGCATCCTGCACCACCATGGTGATGCGAGGCGTGATGACATTGCTCCAGGGCACGTCGTCGACCATCGCCAGCGACACGTCGTCAGGGCAGCGGAAACCCATCTCCTGCATCACCTGCAGCGCTGCGAGGCCCGTCATGTTGTTGGCGCCGATGATGGCGGTCGGTCGGTCGCGGCGGGTCAAGAGGCGCATCGCCTGCGCATGGCCGCCGGTTCTGGTGTAGCCGCCTTCGACGACCAGCGAAGGATCGATGTCCACACCGGCGCCGGCCATCGTGTTCATGAAACCATTCAGACGCTCGTCGGCAGTGTGCAGGCCGCTCGGCCCGGAGATGAAGCCGATCCGTCTGTGGCCGAGCTGCAGCAGATGTCCCGTCAGGATGGTGGTGGTCAGCGGGTTGTCGGAACCGACAAAATCACGCTCGGCGCCTTCCACCTTCTGGTCGAATTGCCACCGCAATCATATCCTGGCGCTTAACCTTTTTCTTCCGGCCGAAAAGTAAAATTTAACCAAAATTTGAAATAACCCTTTCAGATCCGAATTGTGCAGGGGAATTCATGAAAACGGCCACGCTTGCATCCATCGCCTTGGCGATATCGATCTCTGCTGCCCATGCCCAGACGATCGGGGTTTCGATGTCCGGTCTCGACAAATTCAGGACGGCGCTTCTAAACGGCGTTGTCTCGCATGGGCAGACGATATCCGGCCTCAAACTCGTCACCGAGAATGCCAATGGCGACAAGGAGCTCCAGAAGCAGCAGGTGCAGAAGCTCATTGCCGACAAGGTCGACGCGATCATCCTTGCCGTCTCCGATGGCGACCTCGGGCCGCAAATGACCAAGATGGCGGCAGATGCCGGCATTCCGCTGGTGTACATCAACAACGTTCCTTCCAACCTGCTGGACCTGCCTGACAATCAGGTGGTGGTCGCCTCCAACGAGAAGGAATCCGGAACGCTGGAGACCAAGCAGGTCTGCGCGCTCCTTAAAGGCAAAGGCCGCGTCGTCGTGCTGATGGGCGAACCATTCCACGCCGCCGCGCGTGCCCGCACCCAGGATATATCAGACGTCATTGCCACCCCGGATTGCAGGGGCCTTCAGATCGTCGAGCGGCAGGCGGCCTATTGGTCGAGCGATTATGCCGACCAGCAGATGCAGGAATGGCTGTCGGCCGGCGTCAAGTTCGACGCGGTCATCGCCAACAATGACGAGATGGCGCTCGGCGCGATCCGGGCCATGAAGAAGGCCGGCATACCGATGAAAAATGTCGTCGTCGCCGGCGTCGACGCGACCGACGACGCGCTCGCAGCGATGGTCGCCGGCGATCTCGACGTGACCATTCTCCAGAGCGCCGTCGGGCAGGGCGCTGCCGCTGTCGACGCTGCCGTCAAGCTGATCCGCAAAGAGAAGGTGCCGCGCGAAAACAACGTTCCCTTCGAACTCGTCACACCTGAGAACATTGCCACCTATCTGCCGAAGAGCCAGTGAGCA
Encoded here:
- a CDS encoding plasmid stabilization system (PFAM: plasmid stabilization system~KEGG: rec:RHECIAT_PC0000504 putative plasmid stabilization protein), whose product is MEIKWTSKAVSDVSRLYDFLTPVDRQAAVRTVRALTAAPARLLEQPRLGERLEEFDPREVRRILVGRYELRYEIQQSMIYVLRLWHTREDR
- a CDS encoding periplasmic binding protein/LacI transcriptional regulator (PFAM: periplasmic binding protein/LacI transcriptional regulator~KEGG: ret:RHE_PF00300 rhizopine ABC transporter, substrate-binding protein); the protein is MKTATLASIALAISISAAHAQTIGVSMSGLDKFRTALLNGVVSHGQTISGLKLVTENANGDKELQKQQVQKLIADKVDAIILAVSDGDLGPQMTKMAADAGIPLVYINNVPSNLLDLPDNQVVVASNEKESGTLETKQVCALLKGKGRVVVLMGEPFHAAARARTQDISDVIATPDCRGLQIVERQAAYWSSDYADQQMQEWLSAGVKFDAVIANNDEMALGAIRAMKKAGIPMKNVVVAGVDATDDALAAMVAGDLDVTILQSAVGQGAAAVDAAVKLIRKEKVPRENNVPFELVTPENIATYLPKSQ
- a CDS encoding putative transcriptional regulator protein, LacI family (KEGG: rec:RHECIAT_PC0000503 putative transcriptional regulator protein, LacI family), which produces MRWQFDQKVEGAERDFVGSDNPLTTTILTGHLLQLGHRRIGFISGPSGLHTADERLNGFMNTMAGAGVDIDPSLVVEGGYTRTGGHAQAMRLLTRRDRPTAIIGANNMTGLAALQVMQEMGFRCPDDVSLAMVDDVPWSNVITPRITMVVQDAQKLGELAAQRLLARIASPEGAAAPPQDFILTPRFVRGESTRRL